From Candoia aspera isolate rCanAsp1 chromosome 4, rCanAsp1.hap2, whole genome shotgun sequence, a single genomic window includes:
- the CXCR6 gene encoding C-X-C chemokine receptor type 6: MEEVYDYYAFLSNYTSDDSYSHETFLGFKRVFLVCMYSFACIFGVAGNSLVIIVLVFYKKVKMLTDIFLVSLAIADLSFLCTLPFWAYSAAEEWIFYTLPCQIILGLYTLNLYGSMLTLTSITIERYFVIVQATKTRIRQHKRRFWGIVVCILIWVISLLLALPQFIFSTEEKLDKKICFANYSSQFMELFTETTQMTLGFFCPMLIMIICYSIIVKTLVSAKGFHKHKSLQIIFAIVVTFILTQMPYNLLKLIRASDRYIMLSYKFDYALIITEAIAYFHGCLNPVLYVFVGVKFRKNLTKILKNNCCVKYQVTKQWHTIDENGSKSGTATYNAEETCMDPL, encoded by the coding sequence ATGGAAGAAGTTTATGATTACTATGCATTTCTTAGCAACTACACTTCTGATGACAGTTACTCACATGAAACCTTTCTGGGGTTCAAGCGAGTTTTCCTTGTCTGCATGTATTCATTTGCCTGCATCTTTGGAGTGGCAGGAAACTCTTTGGTTATCATAGTTCTGGTTTTctacaaaaaagtgaagatgctTACAGACATATTTTTAGTGAGCTTGGCTATTGCTGACTTGAGCTTTCTTTGTACGCTGCCCTTCTGGGCTTATTCTGCTGCAGAAGAGTGGATCTTTTACACTCTGCCATGTCAAATCATCCTAGGACTTTACACCTTGAATCTGTATGGTTCCATGTTAACTCTCACTTCTATAACTATTGAGAGATATTTTGTAATTGTCCAAGCAACCAAAACTCGTATCCGTCAACACAAAAGAAGATTCTGGGGTATTGTGGTCTGTATTTTGATCTGGGTGATCTCTCTGCTGCTTGCTCTGCCACAGTTCATCTTCAGTACAGAGGAAAAATTAGACAAAAAGATATGTTTTGCAAACTATTCTTCACAGTTTATGGAGCTGTTCACAGAAACAACTCAGATGACCCTTGGATTCTTCTGCCCCATGCTCATCATGATTATATGTTATTCAATCATTGTAAAAACCTTAGTCAGTGCTAAGGGCTTCCACAAGCACAAATCCTTACAAATAATATTTGCTATTGTTGTAACTTTCATTTTGACGCAGATGCCCTACAACCTTTTGAAACTCATTCGTGCCTCAGACCGCTATATCATGCTGAGTTACAAGTTTGACTATGCTTTGATCATAACAGAAGCAATTGCTTATTTCCATGGTTGCCTCAATCCAGTTCTCTATGTCTTTGTTGGTGTGAAGTTTAGAAAGAATTTGacaaaaattctaaaaaataattGTTGTGTTAAATACCAAGTTACAAAACAATGGCATACAATTGATGAAAATGGCTCCAAAAGTGGTACTGCCACATATAATGCAGAAGAAACCTGCATGGACCCCTTATAA